Proteins from one Chroococcidiopsis sp. CCMEE 29 genomic window:
- a CDS encoding glutathione S-transferase family protein — MTIQNTESSWEQLLEVARNNTSARRVRRPGQSPSTAPIPSSLHKLPADTAPPVLLYRDTNSWCPFCERVWFALEEKGIPFATEFIDLFNKPKWYADLVPTTLVPAVKIDSQFVHESKDILLALEERFGATLLPDNAEENAIARQWIEEAETNGFKEAGYKFLLTKTSEADELETLQTTFEVKLDELEQALGQYPGPYFLSTFSLVDIMYSPHLDCLAASLPVYRGYSVKGNPRFPRINAWFAALAERPAYHRVKSDDITNNLLFRRLWRTEPSANLLPPDSAISHKLDYRAEAAERLSDNHDVAIADILKNSGLQAFLGKTSAIKAAIDMHLRLLATYLLYGEDTLLPWGCIGRKDQIDPFASAVGAVALAYVRNRICAPRNMSAGAAIAFRAAVDRLLTSLY, encoded by the coding sequence ATGACCATTCAAAATACTGAATCCAGTTGGGAGCAATTGTTAGAAGTTGCCCGAAACAATACTTCGGCTCGACGGGTGCGTAGACCTGGACAATCTCCTTCTACTGCACCCATTCCGAGTAGTTTGCACAAACTGCCCGCCGACACGGCACCTCCTGTTTTGCTTTATCGAGATACAAACTCTTGGTGCCCTTTTTGCGAGCGTGTTTGGTTTGCCTTAGAAGAAAAGGGAATTCCGTTTGCAACTGAGTTTATCGATCTGTTCAACAAACCCAAATGGTATGCCGATTTGGTTCCAACAACCCTTGTTCCAGCGGTAAAAATTGACTCGCAGTTCGTTCACGAATCCAAAGACATTCTTTTAGCGTTGGAAGAACGATTTGGGGCAACGTTGCTTCCTGATAATGCAGAAGAAAACGCGATCGCAAGACAATGGATCGAGGAAGCAGAAACCAACGGGTTTAAGGAAGCTGGCTACAAATTCCTGCTGACAAAAACGTCAGAGGCGGATGAACTAGAAACGCTACAAACCACATTTGAGGTCAAACTAGACGAACTAGAGCAAGCGTTAGGACAGTATCCAGGGCCTTACTTTTTGAGCACGTTCAGTTTAGTTGATATCATGTATAGCCCGCATCTCGATTGCTTGGCTGCTAGTTTACCGGTCTATCGGGGTTATTCAGTCAAGGGCAATCCTCGCTTTCCTCGGATCAATGCTTGGTTTGCAGCACTGGCTGAGCGCCCTGCTTATCACCGAGTCAAGTCAGACGATATTACCAATAATTTGTTGTTCCGTCGTCTCTGGAGAACAGAACCGAGCGCAAATCTACTTCCTCCCGATTCAGCCATCAGCCATAAGTTGGACTATCGAGCAGAAGCAGCAGAGCGCTTGAGCGACAATCATGATGTTGCGATCGCAGATATTCTCAAGAACTCCGGACTACAAGCGTTTTTAGGAAAAACCTCAGCGATCAAAGCCGCGATCGACATGCATCTGAGATTGTTGGCAACCTATCTGCTTTACGGAGAAGATACTCTACTTCCCTGGGGATGCATTGGGAGAAAAGATCAGATCGATCCATTCGCTTCAGCCGTTGGAGCGGTCGCCCTTGCTTACGTGAGGAATCGCATCTGTGCACCACGAAATATGAGTGCAGGTGCCGCGATCGCATTTCGTGCAGCCGTCGATCGACTACTGACATCCCTCTACTGA
- a CDS encoding Coq4 family protein, protein MLDLPPEVPPHILKAVRGFIAFANNPNQTEAVFDMADGLRQTDLYQQFIEYAHSQPAVAQIIQERYFAPIADLERLLNCPQGSLGYHYAAQMKRAGLQPDFYRNIAIEDDYSYIAMRMRQTHDVWHIITGFGTDLAGELGLQAFTLAQTRSPLAVTILAASAMYALKSSSPLNPLIESMQQGWRMGENAHPFLAQKWEEDWEKPLSEWRADLKVEAV, encoded by the coding sequence ATGCTAGATCTACCCCCTGAAGTACCTCCACATATTCTCAAAGCTGTAAGAGGCTTCATTGCCTTTGCCAATAACCCTAATCAAACCGAGGCAGTGTTTGATATGGCAGATGGGTTACGGCAGACCGATCTCTATCAGCAATTTATTGAATACGCGCATTCCCAACCTGCCGTCGCTCAAATTATCCAAGAGCGCTATTTTGCTCCGATCGCTGATCTAGAACGGTTGCTCAACTGTCCTCAAGGCTCCTTGGGGTATCATTATGCAGCACAAATGAAGCGGGCAGGTCTACAACCCGACTTTTATCGCAATATAGCTATAGAAGATGACTACAGCTATATTGCCATGCGAATGCGTCAAACCCATGATGTTTGGCACATTATCACAGGCTTTGGCACGGATTTAGCGGGTGAGTTGGGACTGCAAGCCTTCACGCTTGCTCAAACGCGCTCCCCCTTGGCAGTGACTATCTTGGCAGCATCGGCCATGTATGCCCTAAAATCCTCAAGTCCTCTCAATCCCTTAATTGAAAGTATGCAGCAGGGGTGGCGGATGGGAGAAAACGCACACCCGTTCCTCGCTCAGAAGTGGGAAGAAGACTGGGAAAAGCCATTGTCTGAATGGAGAGCCGACCTCAAAGTTGAGGCGGTATAG
- a CDS encoding DUF4212 domain-containing protein codes for MDKDKRQAYWRANTALIRNLLIVWALVSLVFSILLVEPLNAMRLGGLPLGFWMAQQGSILTFVVLIFIYAIQMDKLDRKYGIRK; via the coding sequence ATGGATAAAGATAAACGCCAAGCTTACTGGCGAGCCAATACCGCTTTAATTCGGAATCTCTTAATTGTCTGGGCGCTGGTGTCACTCGTCTTTAGCATCCTGCTGGTTGAGCCATTGAACGCTATGCGTCTCGGTGGCTTACCCCTTGGCTTTTGGATGGCACAGCAAGGCTCGATTTTGACATTTGTAGTGCTGATTTTTATTTACGCCATCCAAATGGATAAGCTTGATCGCAAATACGGTATCAGGAAGTGA